In one window of Frigoriglobus tundricola DNA:
- a CDS encoding lysylphosphatidylglycerol synthase transmembrane domain-containing protein, which translates to MLAVRTALAVGIMVAVGAHFSRTLNKIDAGQLPVRLQPELLVASGLLYLLAHLCWSTFWVRLLHNQGVHVSWWVGLRAYYLSQFGKYVPGKVAVLGIRVVMLRHYGGHPLPVAVTATYETLSSMSAGAMLGVLFLPALGGALGDKISGGTMAFVVIASLPLGLVVLNKLAAWVVNRRRRPGAPPLATPSIGLLAQGLLHGACGYALLALGLSLTVRALIPDARIWTLATYTADIATVGLSYVAGFVAVIAPGGLGARELSMQLALTPQFAPAHGEQAAGLATVVALTLRLTWTIAEVVIGLPLYLLRPALPPHAHHETRNENPHA; encoded by the coding sequence ATGCTGGCGGTCCGGACCGCACTGGCCGTGGGCATCATGGTCGCGGTGGGCGCACACTTCTCCAGAACCCTGAACAAGATCGACGCGGGGCAACTTCCGGTGCGGTTGCAGCCGGAGTTGCTCGTCGCATCGGGCTTGCTGTACCTGTTGGCGCATCTGTGTTGGTCCACCTTCTGGGTGCGACTCCTTCACAATCAGGGCGTACACGTGTCCTGGTGGGTCGGGTTGCGGGCGTATTACCTCAGCCAGTTCGGGAAATACGTGCCGGGGAAAGTGGCGGTACTCGGGATACGGGTGGTCATGCTCCGCCACTACGGCGGGCACCCGCTACCGGTGGCGGTCACCGCGACCTACGAGACGCTGTCGAGCATGTCGGCGGGGGCGATGTTGGGGGTGCTATTCCTCCCGGCGTTGGGCGGGGCGCTGGGGGACAAGATTTCTGGCGGCACAATGGCCTTCGTCGTCATCGCGTCCCTGCCGCTTGGGCTCGTCGTGTTGAACAAGCTCGCGGCGTGGGTCGTGAACCGCCGGCGGCGGCCGGGCGCGCCACCGTTGGCGACCCCGTCGATCGGGCTTCTCGCACAAGGGCTGTTGCACGGCGCGTGCGGATACGCTCTGCTGGCACTGGGGCTGAGCCTGACCGTTCGTGCCCTCATTCCGGACGCCCGGATCTGGACGCTCGCGACGTACACCGCCGACATTGCGACCGTGGGCCTCTCCTACGTCGCCGGCTTCGTTGCCGTCATAGCGCCGGGCGGGTTGGGGGCGCGCGAACTCAGCATGCAGTTGGCGCTGACCCCCCAGTTCGCACCCGCACACGGCGAGCAGGCGGCCGGACTCGCGACTGTTGTGGCGCTGACCCTCCGGCTGACGTGGACCATTGCCGAAGTCGTGATCGGCCTGCCGCTGTACCTGCTGAGGCCCGCGCT
- a CDS encoding 30S ribosomal protein S1: MSTENTSPAPEQPTPPAAPTPPAANPGATPPVYGAQPVRALTPGGAAPPRPRPPPAPKPGAAPPVYGAPAVSALKPGGASPAPAGKGPPRPGAPRPGGPNRGGPHGDRPQRSDKPMNPGGAPPQLFFGGPKPNNRELDKLIEDELAAAMGDFDVTKTVAQVETVQKPRAAGTVGGGKKTGVVVGVHGNDVFVEVPGGRSQGVLPLQQFEGRKPVVGEPVEFDIDHYDAADGLLILTREGSTQVVHDWSQVTYGMIVEARVTGTNKNKTGLTVEVNGIKGFLPASQLDLYRVENIEQFVNQRIKVMVAEVNPEERNLIVSRRAVQEKEKQAKAEEFWKNIQEGQVLKGIVRSIKPFGAFVDLGGADGLIPASEFSWQRVADLNEFVKIGQQVEVKVNRIDFEARKIGLSMKQLTVSPFDEYTKTVHAGARVTGKVSRTAEFGAFVELTPGVEGLIHISELSTQRVRRVRDVLEEGQTVVVEVLSTDPTTRRIALSLKKIATEAEAAADAAEEAEREADLRTAEETMASRPVNPNLRGGVGGPIRFDVE, from the coding sequence ATGAGTACCGAGAACACTTCGCCCGCTCCCGAGCAACCCACCCCGCCGGCCGCGCCCACGCCACCGGCGGCCAATCCGGGTGCCACACCGCCGGTGTACGGCGCGCAGCCGGTTCGCGCGCTGACGCCCGGCGGCGCGGCCCCGCCCCGCCCGCGCCCCCCGCCGGCACCGAAACCCGGCGCCGCGCCGCCCGTCTACGGGGCGCCCGCCGTCAGCGCGCTGAAGCCCGGTGGCGCGTCCCCGGCTCCGGCGGGCAAGGGGCCGCCGCGTCCGGGCGCGCCGCGCCCCGGTGGCCCGAACCGCGGGGGACCGCACGGCGACCGGCCGCAGCGGAGCGACAAGCCGATGAACCCCGGCGGCGCCCCCCCGCAGCTCTTCTTCGGCGGACCGAAGCCGAACAACCGCGAACTCGACAAACTCATCGAGGACGAACTCGCGGCGGCAATGGGCGACTTCGACGTGACGAAAACCGTCGCCCAGGTCGAGACGGTCCAGAAGCCCCGCGCCGCGGGGACCGTGGGCGGCGGCAAGAAGACCGGCGTGGTCGTCGGCGTTCACGGCAACGACGTGTTCGTGGAGGTGCCCGGCGGCCGCAGCCAGGGCGTGCTGCCGCTCCAGCAGTTCGAGGGCCGCAAACCGGTCGTCGGCGAGCCGGTCGAGTTCGACATCGACCACTACGACGCCGCCGACGGGCTGCTCATTCTGACCCGCGAGGGGTCCACGCAGGTCGTTCACGACTGGTCGCAGGTCACATACGGCATGATCGTCGAAGCCCGCGTCACCGGGACCAACAAGAACAAGACCGGGCTGACGGTCGAAGTGAACGGCATCAAGGGGTTCCTGCCCGCCAGCCAGCTCGACCTGTACCGCGTCGAGAACATCGAACAGTTCGTCAACCAGCGCATCAAGGTGATGGTCGCCGAGGTCAACCCGGAAGAGCGGAACCTCATCGTCAGCCGCCGCGCCGTCCAGGAAAAAGAAAAGCAGGCGAAGGCGGAGGAGTTCTGGAAGAACATCCAGGAAGGCCAGGTGCTCAAGGGCATCGTGCGGAGCATCAAGCCGTTCGGGGCGTTCGTCGATCTCGGCGGCGCGGACGGCCTGATCCCGGCGTCCGAGTTCTCGTGGCAGCGGGTCGCCGACCTGAACGAGTTCGTGAAGATCGGCCAGCAGGTCGAGGTGAAGGTCAACCGCATCGACTTCGAGGCGCGGAAGATCGGCCTGTCCATGAAGCAACTCACCGTCAGCCCGTTCGACGAGTACACGAAGACCGTTCATGCCGGCGCACGGGTCACCGGTAAGGTGAGCCGGACGGCCGAGTTCGGCGCGTTCGTGGAACTGACGCCCGGCGTCGAGGGGCTGATCCACATCTCGGAACTGTCCACGCAGCGCGTGCGGCGCGTGCGGGACGTGCTCGAGGAGGGCCAAACGGTGGTGGTGGAGGTCCTCAGCACGGACCCGACCACGCGGCGCATCGCCTTGAGCCTCAAGAAGATCGCTACAGAAGCGGAAGCGGCGGCGGACGCGGCCGAAGAGGCCGAGCGCGAGGCCGATTTGCGGACGGCCGAGGAGACGATGGCCAGCCGACCGGTCAACCCGAACCTCCGCGGCGGCGTCGGCGGGCCGATCCGGTTCGACGTCGAGTGA
- a CDS encoding DUF58 domain-containing protein, with protein sequence MRPYRPGDAIRDIHWRTTARGEPMVREYDTAPSPELVLVVEAWLPAAPDATDRARLEAALSLAATIAVTWRGRAFDSAVTVVVPGSDAVAATAASEEDLRAALAPLASVRGTDAVEAPAARTFTRHLARGARLVVSSRAHTPFAAALGHSTGKPFIAVCPDDRPPWYLPPAAPGSR encoded by the coding sequence GTGCGCCCGTACCGGCCCGGCGACGCGATCCGGGACATCCACTGGCGGACCACCGCGCGCGGGGAGCCGATGGTTCGCGAGTACGACACCGCGCCCTCGCCGGAACTCGTGCTGGTGGTCGAGGCGTGGCTGCCGGCGGCGCCCGACGCAACCGATCGCGCGCGGCTCGAGGCGGCCCTGAGCCTCGCCGCCACGATCGCCGTCACGTGGCGTGGGCGCGCGTTCGATAGTGCGGTGACGGTCGTCGTCCCCGGCTCCGACGCGGTCGCCGCCACGGCCGCGTCCGAAGAGGACCTGCGCGCGGCCCTCGCACCCCTGGCGTCCGTCCGCGGCACCGACGCGGTCGAGGCGCCGGCGGCCCGCACCTTCACCCGGCACCTCGCGCGCGGCGCGAGGCTGGTCGTGAGCAGTCGGGCACACACCCCGTTCGCGGCCGCGCTGGGGCACTCGACCGGCAAGCCGTTCATCGCCGTCTGCCCCGACGACCGCCCGCCGTGGTACCTGCCGCCGGCCGCTCCGGGTTCACGATGA
- a CDS encoding DUF3488 and transglutaminase-like domain-containing protein translates to MPTDASFRFSTYLTLAMACVILGYAEHELLPEVAAFALLAVGALAVMFFLESRIAFLSIPSANRLGMTVGLVYFMWVAYRIKREVDTSEFATTGWHMFIVAMCGPFVMMLIVAKVARGEKHAGDYWTLHGVSLAGVGLGAALAEHPVCFVLVGLYLVAAVWSLTLLYLGRASGTIPPIPGGPPPATKAVTVTADPTGHRTDLSPAIAWAGVALALAVPLYLLTPRSEASKADFGKPRIEIGYAADQMVDLNRTGPLQTNAETAFEFTAAYPDGAPKTDVNPDQRWRGKVLHMYTHGEWKQTETPALPITPPLARRTEPWTPPKLGPGQFAITYDVPARLRSSFVADPVQWVGDQPPPLAALTDGPPKGWMPISDGSFFWDTSARVRGTPRRYVQAYRTGPDPDAGPPFQFEVPSFDLSLSPLRQNPVPRVKEYADRVLADLIRTGELPADCREERSLVPKPEYRETVAKKFVAHLSTTPELHYTTDLRRENTRVDPIEDFLFHSKAGHCERYATALVLMLRSQGIPAAFVLGFKGCEHTEDGHYLVKQEHAHAWVEALLPVPGRAARPGAPPGRTYYWRSLDPMPGSAPTVAPDAGWVQQANTWVETRFDEYIKDYTPEQRRQAIARAIERLARPETLVGVTALILMGLGAWFARRRVRRRTGPPAAVPEPTRWFGELVAVLATHGIVAAPGDTALEFATAAATALRSKPGCGDVADVPVAWAGAYYQDRFGATPPSDARLAELESGLTALRRALEQ, encoded by the coding sequence ATGCCGACCGACGCCAGCTTCCGGTTCAGCACGTATCTGACGCTCGCGATGGCGTGCGTGATCCTCGGCTACGCCGAGCACGAGCTGCTGCCCGAGGTAGCGGCGTTCGCGCTGCTGGCCGTGGGCGCCCTGGCCGTGATGTTTTTCCTCGAGTCCCGCATCGCGTTCCTGTCGATCCCGTCCGCGAACCGCCTCGGGATGACCGTCGGCCTCGTCTACTTCATGTGGGTCGCGTACCGGATCAAGCGCGAAGTGGACACGTCCGAGTTCGCGACCACGGGCTGGCACATGTTCATCGTGGCGATGTGCGGCCCGTTCGTCATGATGCTCATCGTGGCCAAGGTCGCGCGGGGCGAGAAGCACGCGGGCGACTACTGGACCCTGCACGGGGTTTCACTGGCGGGCGTGGGGCTGGGCGCGGCCCTCGCGGAGCACCCGGTGTGTTTCGTGCTCGTCGGGCTGTACCTCGTCGCGGCCGTCTGGAGCCTGACGCTGCTGTACCTGGGCCGGGCCAGCGGAACGATCCCCCCGATCCCCGGCGGGCCGCCGCCCGCGACGAAGGCGGTCACCGTGACCGCGGACCCGACCGGGCACCGGACCGACCTGTCCCCGGCGATCGCGTGGGCCGGTGTCGCGCTGGCCCTGGCGGTGCCCCTGTACCTCCTCACCCCGCGGTCCGAAGCGAGCAAGGCCGACTTCGGCAAACCGCGGATCGAGATCGGGTACGCGGCGGACCAGATGGTGGACCTCAACCGCACCGGCCCGCTGCAAACGAACGCGGAAACGGCCTTCGAGTTCACCGCCGCCTACCCGGACGGCGCACCGAAAACGGACGTGAACCCGGACCAGAGGTGGCGCGGGAAGGTCCTTCACATGTACACTCACGGCGAGTGGAAGCAGACGGAGACCCCGGCCCTTCCCATCACCCCGCCACTCGCGCGGCGGACCGAGCCCTGGACCCCGCCGAAACTCGGGCCGGGACAGTTCGCGATCACGTACGACGTGCCCGCCCGGCTCCGCAGCTCGTTCGTCGCGGACCCGGTGCAGTGGGTCGGGGACCAGCCCCCGCCGCTCGCGGCCCTGACCGACGGGCCCCCGAAAGGCTGGATGCCGATCTCCGACGGGAGCTTCTTCTGGGACACGAGCGCGCGGGTCCGGGGGACCCCGCGGCGGTACGTCCAGGCGTACCGGACCGGACCGGACCCCGACGCCGGGCCGCCGTTTCAGTTCGAGGTGCCCTCGTTCGACCTGTCGCTGAGCCCGCTGCGCCAGAACCCGGTGCCGCGGGTGAAGGAGTACGCCGACCGCGTTCTGGCCGATCTGATCCGCACCGGCGAGTTGCCGGCCGACTGTCGCGAGGAGCGGTCGCTCGTGCCGAAGCCGGAGTACCGCGAGACGGTGGCGAAAAAGTTCGTCGCCCATCTATCGACCACACCCGAGTTGCATTACACGACCGACCTGCGCCGGGAGAACACGCGCGTCGATCCCATAGAAGATTTCCTGTTCCACTCGAAGGCCGGGCACTGTGAGCGGTACGCCACCGCCCTGGTGCTGATGCTCCGGTCCCAGGGCATCCCAGCGGCGTTCGTCCTCGGCTTCAAGGGGTGCGAACACACCGAGGACGGGCACTATCTCGTGAAACAGGAACACGCGCACGCGTGGGTCGAAGCCCTGCTCCCCGTGCCGGGCAGGGCCGCCCGGCCGGGCGCCCCGCCCGGCCGCACGTACTACTGGCGGAGCCTCGACCCGATGCCGGGGTCGGCGCCGACCGTCGCTCCCGATGCCGGGTGGGTCCAGCAGGCGAACACGTGGGTCGAAACGCGGTTCGACGAGTACATCAAAGACTACACCCCCGAACAGCGCCGACAGGCGATCGCCCGGGCGATCGAACGGCTGGCCCGTCCCGAGACGCTCGTCGGTGTGACGGCCCTGATTCTGATGGGGCTGGGCGCCTGGTTCGCGCGGCGGCGCGTGCGGCGCCGCACCGGCCCGCCCGCGGCGGTCCCGGAACCGACGCGGTGGTTCGGCGAGCTGGTCGCGGTACTCGCGACGCACGGCATTGTGGCCGCGCCGGGCGACACGGCGCTGGAATTTGCGACCGCGGCAGCAACGGCGCTGCGATCGAAGCCGGGCTGTGGGGACGTGGCCGACGTGCCCGTGGCGTGGGCCGGGGCGTACTACCAGGACCGGTTCGGCGCGACCCCGCCGTCGGACGCCCGGCTGGCCGAACTGGAATCCGGGCTGACCGCGCTCCGCCGGGCACTCGAACAGTGA
- a CDS encoding AAA family ATPase produces MAVDGSIPARSPRDLAPLLAALQANVGRVFLGKPDVIRMAAVALLADGHLLLDDVPGVGKTLLAKALARSLACKFNRIQFTPDLLPADLIGVTIYKAQTGEFTFHPGPVFAEIVLADEINRATPRTQSALLEAMQERQVTVDGTTRPLGPPFLVVATQNPHEFEGTYPLPESQLDRFLLRVKVGYPGREAERAILTQHRAGEPVEKLEPVLQPADVIALQQHVRTVRVDPAIAEYVLDLIGETRKHAELALGASTRAALALYRAVQAYAVTAGRDYAVPDDVKALAEPVLAHRLVTRSWAAGGHPDAGPIVRDVLSKLKVPA; encoded by the coding sequence ATGGCTGTTGACGGTTCGATCCCCGCCCGATCCCCGCGCGACCTGGCGCCGCTGCTCGCGGCGCTCCAAGCGAACGTCGGGCGGGTGTTCCTCGGTAAGCCCGACGTGATCCGGATGGCCGCCGTCGCGCTGCTCGCGGACGGGCACCTGCTCCTCGACGACGTGCCGGGCGTCGGCAAGACCCTGCTCGCGAAGGCCCTGGCCCGCAGCCTCGCCTGCAAGTTCAATCGGATCCAGTTCACCCCCGACCTGCTGCCCGCCGACCTCATCGGCGTGACCATTTACAAGGCCCAGACGGGCGAGTTCACGTTCCACCCCGGCCCGGTGTTCGCGGAGATCGTCCTGGCCGACGAGATCAACCGCGCCACCCCCCGCACGCAGTCCGCGCTGCTGGAGGCGATGCAGGAGCGCCAGGTGACGGTGGACGGAACCACGCGCCCGCTCGGGCCGCCGTTCCTCGTTGTTGCCACGCAGAACCCGCACGAGTTCGAGGGCACCTATCCGCTCCCGGAGAGCCAGCTCGACCGGTTCCTGCTCCGCGTGAAGGTCGGCTACCCGGGCCGCGAGGCCGAGCGGGCCATCCTCACCCAGCACCGCGCCGGCGAACCGGTCGAGAAGCTCGAACCGGTCCTCCAGCCGGCCGACGTGATCGCGCTCCAGCAGCACGTCCGAACGGTCCGCGTGGACCCGGCCATCGCGGAGTACGTCCTCGACCTGATCGGGGAGACCCGCAAGCACGCGGAACTCGCCCTCGGCGCCAGCACCCGCGCCGCGCTCGCGCTGTACCGCGCCGTGCAGGCGTACGCGGTGACGGCCGGGCGCGACTACGCGGTCCCGGACGACGTGAAGGCGCTGGCCGAACCGGTCCTCGCGCACCGGCTCGTGACCCGGAGCTGGGCGGCCGGCGGGCACCCCGACGCCGGGCCGATCGTGCGCGACGTGCTCTCGAAGCTGAAGGTGCCGGCATGA